Proteins from a single region of Leptolyngbyaceae cyanobacterium:
- the rpsD gene encoding 30S ribosomal protein S4 gives MSRYRGPRLRIVRRLGDLPGLTRKSPRRAYPPGQHGQNRKKRSEYAIRLEEKQKLRMNYGLTEKQLLRYVRRARRVTGSTGQVLLQLLEMRLDNTIFRLGMAPTIPAARQLVNHGHILVNDRRVDIASYSCRPGDVITVRGNERSRKLVEANLQYPGLANLPSHLEFDKTKLVGKVNGLVEREWVALQVNELLVVEYYSRQA, from the coding sequence ATGTCCCGATATAGAGGCCCACGCCTCAGAATAGTTCGTCGCCTGGGAGATTTACCCGGTTTAACTCGTAAGTCACCAAGACGAGCTTACCCCCCCGGACAACACGGGCAAAACCGCAAAAAGCGGTCTGAGTACGCGATTCGTCTGGAAGAAAAACAAAAACTTCGGATGAATTACGGTTTAACAGAGAAGCAGCTGCTTCGCTATGTACGGAGAGCCCGTCGGGTGACAGGTTCCACCGGACAAGTATTGTTGCAATTGCTAGAAATGCGCCTGGATAATACCATATTCCGTTTGGGGATGGCTCCCACTATCCCAGCTGCTCGTCAACTGGTAAATCACGGCCATATATTAGTTAACGATCGCCGTGTAGACATTGCTAGCTACAGTTGTAGACCGGGCGACGTAATTACAGTTAGAGGTAATGAACGCTCCCGCAAGCTGGTGGAAGCTAACCTGCAATATCCTGGTTTGGCAAATCTACCCAGTCACCTGGAGTTTGATAAAACCAAATTGGTTGGTAAGGTTAATGGTTTGGTTGAGCGCGAGTGGGTGGCACTCCAAGTCAACGAACTGCTGGTGGTTGAGTACTACTCACGTCAAGCTTAA
- a CDS encoding helix-turn-helix domain-containing protein, with translation MDKSPAIDKGEKQRSCCARYFSGGIQPPPSARWWWNHALNLCIETYKTTGKGLSQSALNTFVPKLKRQQETQWLSECYSQVLQATTLNLVTAYKNFFEGRAKYLSHNKKIN, from the coding sequence GTGGATAAATCCCCCGCTATAGATAAGGGTGAAAAACAACGCAGTTGTTGCGCCCGATATTTTAGCGGTGGGATACAGCCACCCCCCAGCGCTCGTTGGTGGTGGAATCATGCACTCAATTTGTGTATTGAAACCTACAAGACAACGGGTAAAGGCTTGAGTCAGTCTGCATTGAATACATTTGTGCCAAAACTTAAGAGACAACAAGAAACACAATGGTTGTCTGAGTGCTACTCTCAGGTCTTGCAGGCTACTACACTGAACCTGGTGACGGCTTACAAGAACTTCTTTGAAGGCAGGGCTAAATACCTTTCCCACAACAAAAAAATTAATTAA
- a CDS encoding ShlB/FhaC/HecB family hemolysin secretion/activation protein, translated as MHPKIFTTGSFYLLLNFVVLSYNLSAGTLQAQTITPNPSQIPNPVLPTPPTPPILPDLPTPAPLPPPEQLLEPSTPSTPGSQEALPSNVPGTIKIERFEFEGNTAFSDEELARVTKDFIGEVSFAQLLQARSAVTKKYVDSGYITSGAFIPPQTLTGGVVTIQVVEGSLEEIKVSGTGRLNPNYVRSRVALGADKPLNVNRLLESLQLLQLNPLIRNISAELSAGSRPGLSVLEVTVKPARTEDLQLFVDNGRSPSVGTLRRGGQFTESNLFGQGDILSISYANTLGSHEVDASYTYPINARNGTVRFAVGYTKSNIIEEPFDQVDIEAISRDYELTFRQPIIQTPTQEFALGLTASRRESKTTLLNEPFQLSPGADDEGRTRISAIRFFQEWTQRGSRSVFAARSQFNFGIGAFDASINEQFPDSRFVGWRGQAQWLRLLGGERSDTTNSPLLLLRADLQLADRSLLPLEQFGLGGFESVRGYRQDALLTDNGIFASAEVRFPIYRLSNRRGVLQVIPFVDVGKAWNSSGRQNPDPSTLASLGLGVQWQMEDTLRVRLDYGIPLIDIGGEKKTLQEQGFYFSVQYNPF; from the coding sequence ATGCACCCTAAAATTTTTACAACTGGCTCTTTTTATCTGCTGTTAAATTTTGTAGTGTTGAGCTACAACCTGAGTGCGGGAACGCTCCAAGCTCAAACTATTACTCCTAACCCCAGTCAAATACCTAATCCGGTTCTCCCGACACCGCCCACACCGCCGATACTCCCGGATTTACCTACTCCTGCTCCCCTGCCGCCCCCCGAGCAACTGCTGGAGCCATCAACGCCTTCTACTCCTGGTAGCCAAGAAGCATTACCCAGTAACGTTCCTGGCACGATTAAAATTGAAAGATTCGAGTTTGAGGGTAATACGGCTTTTAGCGATGAAGAACTAGCACGAGTTACGAAAGATTTTATTGGCGAAGTTTCCTTTGCTCAATTGCTGCAAGCTCGTTCGGCGGTCACCAAAAAGTACGTTGATAGTGGTTATATCACCTCTGGAGCATTTATTCCGCCGCAAACCCTGACGGGCGGCGTAGTAACAATTCAGGTGGTGGAAGGTAGTTTAGAAGAAATTAAAGTTAGCGGTACTGGGCGGTTAAATCCCAACTACGTGCGATCGCGAGTTGCCCTTGGTGCAGATAAACCGCTAAATGTCAACCGTTTGTTGGAATCTTTACAACTACTGCAACTCAACCCCTTAATCCGCAATATCTCCGCCGAACTCTCTGCCGGTTCGCGCCCTGGATTAAGCGTGCTAGAAGTCACCGTAAAACCAGCGAGAACGGAAGATTTGCAACTTTTCGTCGATAACGGGCGTTCTCCTAGCGTCGGTACGTTGCGCCGGGGCGGACAATTTACAGAATCTAACTTATTCGGACAAGGAGATATTCTCAGCATTTCCTATGCCAATACTTTAGGCTCTCATGAAGTAGATGCTAGCTACACTTATCCGATTAACGCTCGTAACGGAACAGTCCGCTTTGCAGTTGGTTATACCAAAAGCAACATTATTGAAGAACCATTCGATCAAGTAGATATCGAAGCAATATCGCGCGATTACGAGCTAACATTTCGTCAGCCGATTATTCAAACTCCTACTCAAGAATTCGCCCTTGGTTTAACTGCTTCTCGTCGGGAAAGTAAGACGACTCTTTTAAACGAACCTTTCCAACTTTCTCCCGGCGCAGATGATGAAGGACGTACTCGCATTTCCGCGATACGATTTTTCCAAGAATGGACGCAAAGAGGGAGTCGTTCTGTTTTTGCGGCGAGGTCCCAATTCAATTTTGGCATCGGTGCATTTGATGCTTCTATTAACGAACAATTTCCCGATAGTCGGTTTGTCGGTTGGCGCGGACAAGCTCAATGGTTGCGCTTGTTGGGAGGAGAAAGAAGCGATACTACCAATTCTCCTTTATTATTGCTGAGAGCAGACTTACAATTAGCCGATCGATCGCTTTTACCCCTAGAACAATTCGGTTTAGGCGGTTTTGAAAGTGTCAGGGGATATCGCCAAGATGCTTTGTTAACGGATAATGGCATTTTTGCTTCTGCGGAAGTGCGTTTTCCCATCTATCGCCTCTCCAATCGAAGAGGTGTTTTACAAGTAATCCCCTTCGTAGATGTAGGTAAAGCATGGAATAGTTCTGGCAGACAAAACCCAGACCCCAGTACCTTAGCATCTTTGGGATTAGGGGTGCAGTGGCAGATGGAAGATACTTTGCGGGTTCGCTTAGATTATGGCATTCCGCTGATTGATATCGGTGGCGAGAAAAAAACTTTGCAAGAACAGGGTTTTTATTTTTCGGTGCAGTATAACCCCTTTTAA
- a CDS encoding recombinase family protein: protein MLLESIWIEGFSRSGKTTRLVEQFCAWVEKGLKQPDRRVDNSSGQRVRTKQTAASRLSAKQTVAAALVFAANGDNRIELADRISTAIPNLPVQTTTPLAFFEDEVILFWPLLVRRLQLKAQFPLRLRPETEQELATQLWRPELDLGFARQMGVNEYRAVRRALDLLLLAGLSGTPIEDVSKIVEQGFPVEEEKEKGEEQMELFSSQETQSSITIPPQMLLRWREWCLERGLLTYGIIAELYWRYLLPDETYRHHLTRRCRLVLADDVDDYPAIARHLFDFLLNKGAIGVFTYNPEGGIRVGLGADPDYMTGLQSRCTTESLTRRPIYSLFDTWGTSVIEAVSDPMLMFSLPEPIKSIQTASRSQLLRQTGEVISEAINSGEVEPQEIAVIAPGLDAIARYSLIEILTSKGIPVESLSDQRPLSSSPIIRSLLTLLALVYPGLGRLVDRDAIAEMLVVLSQKSESKTEETEETTENPTISIPHTPFSTDIDPVRAGLIADYCFEPHPELPNLLPVDAFSRWDRLGYRATKAYEEIVQWLEEQRSQQQQHLIPSPVYILDRAIQRFLWNGSYLAFHQLAALRELMETAQHYWEVDARMRKSDPNDNPFVTTVGRFIQLLRGGTVTANPYPVRLFGAAAQAVTLANIFQYRASRRFHRWQFWLDASSHLWSKGGAATLFGSPLFLQHRFGKTWTAQDEIETEEERIRRIIKDLLSRAGERIYLCHSDLAVNGQDQTGPLLTLVNASVPIVTETAVV from the coding sequence GTGTTGTTAGAATCTATTTGGATTGAGGGTTTTAGCCGCAGCGGGAAAACAACTCGCTTAGTAGAACAGTTTTGTGCTTGGGTGGAGAAGGGGTTAAAACAGCCAGACAGAAGGGTAGATAATTCTTCAGGTCAGCGGGTAAGAACTAAACAAACTGCTGCTAGTCGGTTAAGTGCTAAGCAAACGGTAGCGGCTGCTTTAGTTTTTGCGGCGAATGGAGATAATAGAATTGAGTTGGCCGATCGCATCAGTACCGCTATCCCGAATTTACCAGTCCAAACCACCACTCCTCTAGCTTTTTTTGAAGATGAAGTAATTCTATTTTGGCCGTTGTTAGTTCGGCGTTTGCAGCTAAAAGCACAATTTCCCCTCCGCTTGCGTCCGGAAACCGAACAAGAATTAGCTACTCAACTGTGGCGTCCGGAATTAGACTTGGGTTTTGCGCGACAGATGGGAGTAAATGAATACAGAGCAGTCCGTCGTGCTTTAGACTTGCTATTACTAGCAGGTTTAAGCGGAACGCCGATTGAGGATGTTTCTAAAATTGTAGAACAAGGTTTTCCAGTAGAGGAGGAGAAGGAGAAAGGGGAAGAACAAATGGAACTTTTCTCTTCCCAAGAAACTCAATCTTCAATTACCATTCCTCCCCAAATGCTGCTGCGTTGGCGTGAATGGTGTTTGGAAAGAGGATTGCTAACTTACGGTATTATTGCCGAACTATATTGGCGATATTTGTTGCCAGATGAAACTTATCGACATCATTTAACTCGTCGCTGTCGATTGGTATTGGCGGATGATGTAGACGATTATCCCGCGATCGCGCGTCATTTGTTTGACTTTTTGCTAAACAAAGGAGCGATCGGCGTTTTTACGTATAATCCAGAAGGGGGAATCAGAGTGGGTTTGGGTGCTGACCCCGATTATATGACGGGTTTGCAGTCGCGTTGCACCACGGAAAGTTTAACCAGACGACCGATTTATTCTCTGTTCGATACGTGGGGAACTTCTGTGATAGAAGCAGTCAGCGATCCCATGTTAATGTTTAGCTTACCAGAACCGATTAAATCAATTCAAACTGCATCGCGATCGCAATTGTTGCGCCAAACTGGAGAAGTAATTAGCGAGGCGATAAATTCCGGTGAAGTAGAACCGCAAGAAATCGCCGTTATCGCACCCGGTTTAGATGCGATCGCTCGTTATAGTTTAATCGAAATCCTCACCAGCAAAGGTATCCCCGTCGAATCTTTAAGCGACCAACGTCCCTTATCCAGTTCTCCGATCATTCGATCGCTACTCACCTTACTAGCCTTAGTTTATCCCGGATTAGGACGTTTGGTAGACCGAGATGCCATTGCAGAAATGTTGGTTGTCTTAAGTCAAAAATCAGAATCGAAAACTGAAGAAACAGAAGAAACAACCGAAAACCCCACTATATCAATTCCTCATACCCCATTTTCCACCGATATCGACCCAGTTCGCGCCGGATTAATCGCCGATTATTGTTTTGAACCCCATCCAGAACTACCCAACTTATTACCAGTCGATGCTTTTTCTCGTTGGGATCGATTGGGATATCGAGCAACTAAAGCTTATGAAGAAATTGTACAGTGGTTGGAAGAACAGCGATCGCAACAACAACAACATCTCATTCCCAGTCCAGTTTACATTTTAGACAGAGCAATTCAACGCTTTTTGTGGAACGGAAGTTATCTCGCCTTTCATCAACTAGCAGCTTTGCGAGAATTAATGGAAACCGCACAACATTATTGGGAAGTTGATGCGCGAATGCGAAAAAGCGATCCCAACGATAATCCTTTTGTAACTACAGTTGGTCGCTTCATTCAATTATTACGAGGTGGAACCGTTACCGCCAATCCCTACCCGGTAAGATTATTTGGTGCTGCCGCTCAAGCCGTTACCCTTGCTAATATATTCCAATATCGTGCCAGTCGCAGATTCCATCGCTGGCAATTTTGGTTAGATGCTAGTTCTCATTTATGGTCAAAAGGTGGTGCAGCTACCTTATTTGGTTCCCCGTTATTTCTGCAACATCGCTTTGGCAAAACTTGGACAGCACAAGATGAAATAGAAACAGAAGAAGAACGCATCCGGCGAATTATTAAAGATTTACTTTCTCGTGCAGGAGAGAGAATTTATCTTTGTCACAGTGATTTAGCTGTCAACGGACAAGACCAAACTGGCCCACTGTTAACATTGGTGAATGCTTCCGTGCCGATCGTAACAGAAACAGCCGTAGTTTGA
- a CDS encoding ABC transporter permease — MTLSFFDLTRLTCKSLLGNPLRSGLTTLGVFMGVAAVNATLQVGTISRKVIEQQLAKREAPQIGVFAPDKLNLDDIKFLQQRLVGVHALSARNYMGWDTQAVFQGQQAKPTMSAVTVDYFRTTGLRKVAGRFFNQADFDNYRPVVVIDKYLVEKLFLGKDPISERVYVDGRPYIVIGVVPTNVIEEEPQGKLLVPMSIYTALTGSRNFNSIQLRPRQLEDMKKLQERVIKLLKQRYPGKDFYDWNNVENILEQKETLEMTSRGLTVVGIISLLIGGVGIANITIAAVMERKSEIGLRLAIGATKWNILMQFILEAVLLSLFGGIIAIIAVHGLTLGVAERFKLPYEFDRNTAIFSLGSAVLVGVGASFVPAWQASQLDPVKALRGS; from the coding sequence ATGACTCTTTCTTTTTTTGATTTAACTCGGCTAACCTGTAAATCTTTGCTCGGCAATCCCTTGCGCTCAGGTTTAACTACTTTGGGGGTATTTATGGGAGTAGCGGCAGTAAATGCAACTCTTCAAGTTGGTACTATTAGTCGCAAAGTAATAGAGCAGCAACTAGCTAAACGAGAAGCACCACAAATCGGCGTTTTCGCGCCTGATAAGCTCAATTTAGATGACATTAAATTTTTACAACAAAGGCTAGTAGGCGTCCACGCACTTAGCGCACGTAATTATATGGGATGGGATACTCAGGCTGTATTTCAAGGACAACAAGCTAAACCTACGATGTCTGCCGTTACTGTAGATTATTTTCGTACTACTGGCTTGCGAAAAGTTGCAGGTCGATTTTTTAATCAAGCTGATTTTGATAACTATCGTCCTGTAGTGGTAATTGATAAATACTTAGTCGAAAAACTTTTTCTAGGTAAAGATCCGATCTCTGAGCGTGTTTATGTAGATGGTAGACCGTATATTGTAATAGGAGTAGTACCGACTAATGTTATAGAAGAAGAACCTCAAGGAAAGTTATTAGTACCAATGTCTATTTATACCGCGCTCACTGGTAGTCGTAATTTTAATTCAATTCAGCTTCGTCCTCGCCAATTGGAAGATATGAAAAAATTACAAGAGCGGGTGATAAAACTATTAAAGCAGCGTTATCCAGGAAAAGATTTTTATGATTGGAACAACGTTGAAAATATTCTAGAACAAAAGGAAACCTTGGAAATGACTTCGCGAGGATTAACAGTTGTAGGAATTATTTCTTTGTTAATCGGGGGGGTTGGGATTGCTAATATTACTATTGCTGCTGTTATGGAACGTAAATCGGAAATCGGTCTGAGATTGGCGATTGGAGCAACTAAGTGGAATATTTTAATGCAATTCATTTTAGAAGCGGTATTGTTGAGCTTATTTGGTGGAATTATCGCCATAATTGCCGTACACGGGCTAACTTTGGGGGTTGCAGAAAGATTTAAATTACCTTATGAATTCGATCGCAATACAGCAATTTTTTCTTTAGGCTCGGCGGTGCTGGTGGGAGTAGGAGCTAGCTTTGTTCCTGCTTGGCAAGCTAGCCAACTCGATCCCGTAAAGGCGCTGCGAGGTAGCTAA
- the moaA gene encoding GTP 3',8-cyclase MoaA produces MNQVDYLRISLVDRCNFRCQYCMPEGAELDYVLQQHLLTHDELLLLLKEVFIPVGFTRFRLTGGEPLLRPGVVDLVRAIASFPETQDLSMTTNGFFLAEMAQDLHDAGLRRINISLDSLDPDTFDQIIGNRGRSRWQQVWDGIQAAYRVGFDPLKLNVVIIPGVNDHEVLELASLTLEREWHVRFIEFMPIGNNYLFGDRGWISSEELRQRIRDRWGLTESQVRGNGPADVFKIPGAKGTLGFISQMSECFCDRCNRMRLSADGWLRPCLLNETGQIDLKTLLRSGIEPKELRQRVQHLLAIKPEINFKQRDSGTTTGVYTRTMSQIGG; encoded by the coding sequence ATGAACCAAGTCGATTACCTTCGCATCAGCTTAGTTGACCGCTGTAATTTTCGGTGTCAGTATTGTATGCCGGAAGGGGCAGAGCTTGATTATGTTTTGCAGCAACATCTGCTTACCCATGATGAATTGCTCTTGCTGCTGAAGGAAGTTTTTATCCCTGTTGGTTTTACTCGTTTTCGCCTGACTGGGGGTGAGCCTTTGTTGCGTCCGGGTGTTGTAGATTTGGTAAGGGCGATCGCATCTTTTCCGGAAACTCAAGACCTCTCGATGACCACCAATGGGTTTTTTCTTGCTGAAATGGCGCAAGACTTACATGATGCGGGTTTGCGGCGCATTAATATCAGCTTGGATTCTCTCGATCCGGATACTTTCGATCAAATTATCGGCAATCGGGGTCGCTCCCGCTGGCAGCAGGTTTGGGATGGGATTCAAGCGGCTTATCGAGTGGGATTCGATCCCCTGAAACTGAATGTGGTGATTATTCCAGGGGTGAACGACCATGAAGTTTTGGAGTTAGCGTCTTTGACTCTTGAAAGAGAATGGCACGTTCGATTTATTGAGTTTATGCCGATCGGTAATAATTATTTGTTTGGCGATCGCGGTTGGATATCTTCCGAAGAGTTGCGCCAACGCATTCGCGATCGCTGGGGATTGACAGAATCACAAGTTCGTGGTAACGGCCCAGCCGATGTATTTAAAATCCCTGGTGCTAAAGGGACTTTAGGATTTATCAGTCAAATGTCGGAATGTTTTTGCGATCGCTGTAATCGAATGCGACTTTCCGCAGATGGCTGGTTGCGCCCTTGTTTATTAAACGAAACGGGTCAAATTGACCTGAAAACACTTTTGAGAAGTGGTATTGAGCCAAAAGAATTACGGCAGCGGGTGCAACATCTACTGGCAATCAAACCAGAGATTAATTTTAAACAGCGTGATTCGGGAACAACCACTGGAGTTTACACCCGCACCATGTCTCAGATCGGTGGTTAG
- a CDS encoding RNA-guided endonuclease TnpB family protein has product MLGVVKVRLYPDTQQQQSLAQAFGSCRWLWNYCLNLMNQTYKETGKGLSGYEVKKIIPQLKKEYEWLSLTYSQCLQQVCLNLGVAFNNFFEKRAKYPRFKSKHGKQSIQYPQNVKVADGFVVLPKIGNVAAIIHRPIEGKIKTVTISKNCSNQYFAAILFDDGQDKPSSNKEGKAIGIDLGLTHFAITSNGSKFDNPRILNKHEKNLKRKQQQLSRKQKGSNNRIKARQKVAGVHRKIANCRADFLHKLSRRIVNENQVIVVENLNVKGMMQNHKLAKSIHQVGWGMFCTMLKYKAEMSGKIYQEVDRFFPSSKTCHVCLNQVGSLPLDVRFWTCENCHTKHDRDINAAINLRDEGLRILTSGTEDKACRPDVSRSKGGRQKSTTTLSVGQEA; this is encoded by the coding sequence ATGCTCGGAGTCGTCAAAGTCAGGTTATATCCAGATACCCAACAACAGCAGTCGCTAGCACAAGCTTTTGGCAGTTGTCGCTGGCTATGGAATTATTGCCTGAACTTAATGAATCAGACATACAAGGAGACAGGCAAGGGTTTATCTGGATACGAAGTTAAAAAGATAATTCCCCAGTTAAAAAAAGAGTATGAGTGGTTGTCGCTAACTTACTCACAGTGTTTGCAGCAAGTTTGCTTGAATCTGGGAGTAGCATTTAACAACTTCTTTGAAAAAAGAGCCAAATACCCTAGATTCAAGTCTAAGCATGGCAAACAGTCAATTCAATACCCTCAAAATGTCAAGGTTGCCGATGGTTTTGTAGTGCTACCCAAAATAGGAAATGTAGCAGCAATTATCCATAGACCAATTGAAGGTAAAATCAAAACTGTTACCATATCCAAAAACTGCTCTAATCAATACTTTGCCGCAATTCTTTTTGACGATGGTCAAGATAAACCCAGTTCAAATAAAGAAGGTAAAGCAATAGGCATTGACTTGGGATTAACCCACTTTGCTATTACTAGCAACGGTTCTAAGTTTGACAATCCTAGAATACTCAACAAACATGAGAAGAATTTAAAACGCAAACAGCAGCAATTATCTAGAAAACAGAAAGGTTCTAATAACCGCATCAAAGCCAGACAGAAAGTGGCCGGGGTTCATAGAAAAATAGCTAACTGCCGAGCAGATTTTCTACACAAGCTATCGCGTAGGATAGTTAACGAAAACCAAGTGATTGTTGTGGAAAATCTCAACGTCAAAGGCATGATGCAGAATCATAAACTAGCCAAATCCATACATCAAGTTGGATGGGGAATGTTCTGCACTATGTTGAAATACAAGGCAGAAATGTCAGGAAAGATTTATCAGGAAGTTGATAGATTCTTTCCCAGTTCAAAAACCTGTCATGTGTGCTTGAATCAAGTTGGTAGTTTACCGCTAGATGTAAGATTCTGGACTTGCGAAAATTGCCATACAAAACATGACAGGGATATCAATGCAGCTATCAACCTCAGAGATGAGGGACTACGGATTTTGACCTCTGGAACGGAGGATAAAGCCTGTCGCCCAGATGTAAGTCGGAGTAAGGGAGGACGCCAGAAATCCACTACTACGCTTTCTGTTGGACAGGAAGCCTAG
- a CDS encoding proton extrusion protein PcxA has protein sequence MKRSIFSSIKDSLRYAKEWFSDTPERALEQAYNAALQIKGIEDEYFDGQKINPAIGNYSDSVIAYFQIELRKNLTIAKNRLAEFRASKSILNLSNYNSDRDKFTDNANRNGKSYIAESNQSSIILEKLNFIDRVISKYNYDSPPPQTDRSVSLVVVPQNEKAALEDLILADDNEQGYRVGQTNNTIDETVSDKTGILPRSIFKTINRLQKELDPQSEEEVVKKFRKSKVKTATSIRFILILIIVPLLTYQVSKLFIVGPLVDKYKSEDTETIFINRDLEEEALNELRSFKEKIEFENLVWEAPKLSAEQIEEKVREKALEIANSYRRDGAEAIKNIFSDLLSLIAFAFVIVTSRRQIAVLKSFMDDIVYGLSDSAKAFIIILFTDIFVGYHSPHGWEVLLATVSRHLGLPENEDFIFLFIATFPVILDTVFKYWIFRYLNRISPSAVATYRNMNE, from the coding sequence ATGAAAAGAAGTATTTTTTCGTCAATTAAAGATTCCTTACGTTATGCTAAGGAATGGTTCTCAGATACGCCGGAAAGAGCTTTAGAACAAGCATATAATGCCGCTTTGCAAATTAAAGGGATTGAAGATGAGTATTTTGACGGTCAAAAAATTAATCCTGCCATTGGGAATTACAGTGACAGCGTAATAGCTTATTTTCAAATTGAACTAAGAAAAAATTTAACCATTGCTAAAAATCGTTTAGCGGAATTTAGAGCCAGTAAGTCTATACTGAACCTTTCTAATTATAACTCAGATCGAGATAAATTTACTGATAACGCTAATAGAAATGGCAAATCTTATATTGCCGAATCCAATCAATCATCAATCATTTTAGAAAAGCTAAATTTTATCGATCGAGTAATCTCTAAATATAATTATGATTCGCCGCCCCCTCAAACCGATCGCTCCGTATCATTAGTCGTAGTACCTCAAAATGAAAAAGCTGCTTTAGAAGACCTGATTCTCGCCGATGACAACGAACAGGGTTATAGAGTTGGGCAGACAAATAATACAATAGATGAAACGGTTTCTGATAAGACGGGCATTTTACCCAGGTCGATTTTTAAAACAATTAATCGGCTGCAAAAAGAGTTAGATCCCCAATCGGAAGAAGAAGTGGTTAAAAAATTCCGTAAATCTAAAGTAAAAACAGCCACTTCTATTCGATTTATCTTAATTTTAATCATCGTACCACTGTTAACTTATCAAGTATCTAAACTTTTTATAGTTGGCCCATTAGTCGATAAATATAAAAGTGAAGATACCGAGACAATTTTTATCAACAGGGATTTGGAAGAAGAAGCTCTTAATGAATTGAGAAGCTTTAAAGAAAAAATTGAATTTGAAAACTTAGTTTGGGAAGCGCCCAAATTATCGGCAGAACAAATAGAAGAAAAAGTTAGAGAAAAGGCTTTAGAAATAGCCAATAGCTACCGAAGAGATGGCGCAGAAGCTATCAAAAATATATTTTCCGACCTTTTATCTTTAATAGCATTTGCTTTCGTCATCGTGACCAGCCGCAGGCAAATAGCAGTTTTAAAATCTTTTATGGATGATATTGTTTATGGTCTGAGCGACAGTGCCAAAGCTTTCATCATTATTTTGTTTACCGATATTTTTGTTGGATACCACTCACCTCATGGTTGGGAAGTGCTGCTAGCAACCGTATCTCGACATTTAGGATTGCCAGAAAATGAAGATTTTATATTCTTATTTATTGCTACTTTTCCAGTAATTTTAGATACCGTATTTAAATACTGGATTTTCCGTTATTTGAATCGCATATCTCCTTCTGCCGTTGCTACTTACAGGAATATGAACGAATAA